Proteins found in one Brevibacillus brevis genomic segment:
- the arcC gene encoding carbamate kinase translates to MEKLVIVAIGGNSLVKDNGRNTIQDQYEAVCETAANIADMVQEGYNVVVTHGNGPQVGFALQRCEIANEVSGMPTIPLVNCVADTQGGIGYQIQQALTNEFAKRGINKKVASVITQVEVSKDDPNFQNPTKPVGSFFTLEQAEEMRKEHPDWVFIEDSGRGYRRVVPSPKPIDIVEKDAIKSLIEAGYVVVAVGGGGIPVVKSGENTYDGIDAVIDKDFATSLLAEQIDAQTLIITTGVPQVCINFGKPDQKALERITVEETKQYVREEHFAKGSMLPKIEASLSFLEKNGSSVIITNPESLKDAITNKAGTHIVK, encoded by the coding sequence ATCGGCGGCAACTCATTGGTTAAGGATAATGGTCGAAACACGATTCAAGACCAGTATGAAGCCGTATGTGAAACCGCAGCAAATATAGCAGATATGGTGCAAGAAGGGTACAACGTAGTCGTTACTCATGGCAACGGACCGCAGGTTGGATTTGCTTTGCAACGATGCGAAATCGCCAATGAAGTGTCCGGGATGCCTACGATCCCGCTGGTCAATTGCGTGGCGGATACACAGGGCGGAATCGGCTACCAAATCCAGCAGGCACTCACCAACGAATTCGCCAAAAGAGGAATCAACAAAAAGGTTGCGAGCGTCATCACACAGGTAGAGGTCAGCAAGGATGATCCGAACTTCCAAAATCCAACGAAGCCAGTCGGCTCCTTCTTCACGCTGGAGCAGGCGGAAGAGATGCGCAAAGAGCATCCGGACTGGGTATTTATCGAGGATTCTGGTCGCGGCTACAGAAGAGTGGTTCCTTCTCCAAAGCCAATCGACATCGTGGAAAAAGACGCAATTAAATCGTTGATCGAAGCGGGATATGTGGTAGTCGCTGTTGGCGGAGGCGGTATTCCGGTTGTGAAATCGGGCGAAAATACGTACGATGGGATTGATGCTGTCATCGACAAGGATTTTGCCACCAGCTTGCTGGCTGAGCAAATCGATGCACAGACACTGATCATTACGACAGGTGTTCCGCAGGTATGCATTAACTTCGGCAAGCCGGATCAAAAGGCGCTGGAGCGCATCACGGTAGAGGAAACGAAGCAATACGTTCGTGAAGAGCATTTCGCAAAAGGCAGCATGCTGCCAAAAATCGAGGCAAGCCTGAGCTTTTTGGAGAAAAACGGGTCAAGCGTGATCATTACGAACCCGGAGAGCTTAAAGGATGCGATTACGAACAAAGCAGGGACACACATCGTAAAATAA
- a CDS encoding nucleoside deaminase, with product MDYMKLAVEKTLEGMNNKLGGPFGAAVVKGNEIIAVCSNRMMADMDPSQHAEMVAIREACKTLGTMDLTGCEIYATCEPCPMCVGAIIWSGIKVVHYCSTAEDAHENGFSDKHLRDYFSGKDKSVLNMIKVEKREDCDQLFTYYHKLNQA from the coding sequence ATGGATTACATGAAGCTGGCAGTGGAAAAAACGCTGGAAGGCATGAACAACAAGCTCGGCGGACCTTTTGGAGCGGCTGTCGTGAAAGGGAACGAAATCATCGCCGTATGCAGTAATCGCATGATGGCAGATATGGACCCGTCCCAGCACGCAGAGATGGTAGCCATTCGCGAAGCGTGCAAGACGCTGGGCACGATGGACCTGACAGGCTGCGAAATTTATGCGACATGCGAGCCTTGCCCGATGTGCGTGGGCGCTATCATTTGGTCCGGGATCAAGGTTGTTCATTACTGCTCAACTGCGGAGGATGCGCATGAGAACGGTTTTTCGGATAAGCATCTTCGCGACTATTTTTCCGGTAAGGATAAGAGCGTTTTGAACATGATCAAGGTGGAGAAGCGTGAGGATTGCGATCAGTTGTTTACGTACTATCACAAGCTGAACCAAGCATAG